A portion of the Phycodurus eques isolate BA_2022a chromosome 3, UOR_Pequ_1.1, whole genome shotgun sequence genome contains these proteins:
- the slc6a4b gene encoding solute carrier family 6 member 4b: protein MAGSLTNHGSPNPAYASNNAIPVPIITQTDSRDKWSKKMDFLLSVVGFAVDLGNVWRFPYICYQNGGGAFLIPYILMAIFGGVPLFYMELALGQFHRTGAISIWKHICPIFKGIGYAICVIALYVSFYYNTIIAWALFYFYSSFSTILPWTNCDNAWNTDNCTNYFGMDNVTWTNSSRSPAEEFYTRNVLEIHKSSGLANVGGVRWQLMLCLFLIFTIVYFSLWKGVKTSGKVVWVTATLPYIVLFILLIRGATLPGAWRGVVFYLKPNWEKLLETSVWVDAAAQIFFSLGPGFGVLLALSSYNPFTNNCYRDAIVTSLVNCLTSFVSGFVIFTVLGYMAEMRKVRVEDVARDKGPSLLFITYPEAIANMMGSTFFAIIFFVMMITLGLDSTFGGLEAIITAVLDEYPDHFAQRRELFVLCLVVVCFLGSLSTLTNGGAYVVKLLEEFGVGCSIIAVGFLEAIAVSWFYGINRFSNDVQAMLGKAPGLFWKVCWVAISPAFLAYIMVSSLLKAPLLTLFEYKYPDWSITVGYIIGFSSLMWIPIYMVYKMVWTPGSLKQRLAVCLRPERTLPDIHSDSLNMAIDP, encoded by the exons ATGGCCGGTAGTCTGACCAACCACGGATCTCCAAACCCCGCATACGCGTCCAACAACGCGATTCCGGTGCCGATCATCACGCAGACGGACTCAAGGGACAAATGGAGCAAAAAGATGGACTTTCTCTTGTCTGTCGTGGGCTTTGCTGTGGACCTGGGAAATGTTTGGAGGTTTCCTTACATTTGTTACCAGAACGGTGGCG gAGCTTTTCTTATCCCTTATATTCTGATGGCCATCTTTGGCGGGGTGCCGCTCTTTTATATGGAGCTGGCTCTAGGACAGTTCCACAGAACCGGCGCCATATCCATATGGAAACACATCTGTCCCATTTTCAAAG gTATAGGATACGCCATTTGCGTCATCGCGCTGTACGTCTCCTTCTACTACAACACCATCATCGCCTGGGCCCTCTTCTACTTCTACTCGTCCTTCTCAACCATCTTGCCCTGGACAAACTGCGACAACGCGTGGAACACCGACAACTGCACCAATTATTTCGGCATGGACAATGTCACCTGGACAAACTCTTCCCGATCTCCGGCAGAAGAATTTTACAC GAGGAATGTCCTCGAGATCCACAAGTCGTCGGGTCTGGCAAATGTGGGAGGTGTTCGCTGGCAGCTGATGCTCtgcctttttctcattttcaccATCGTTTACTTTAGTCTCTGGAAGGGGGTGAAGACTTCCGGAAAG GTTGTATGGGTGACTGCCACTTTGCCCTACATTGTCCTTTTCATCCTGTTGATCCGTGGTGCCACTCTGCCGGGAGCTTGGAGAGGAGTGGTGTTTTACCTCAAACCCAATTGGGAGAAACTACTGGAGACGAGT gtgtGGGTGGATGCTGCTGCTCAGATCTTCTTCTCGCTCGGTCCGGGCTTTGGGGTGCTCCTGGCACTCTCCAGCTATAATCCTTTCACGAACAACTGCTATCG TGACGCCATCGTGACCAGTTTGGTGAACTGTCTGACCAGTTTCGTGTCAGGGTTCGTCATCTTTACAGTGCTGGGTTACATGGCGGAGATGAGGAAAGTGAGGGTCGAGGATGTGGCCAGAGATAAAG GACCCAGTTTACTCTTCATCACGTACCCCGAGGCCATCGCCAACATGATGGGCTCGACCTTCTTCGCCATCATATTTTTCGTGATGATGATCACTCTGGGGCTGGACAGCACG TTTGGTGGGCTCGAGGCGATCATCACGGCTGTGTTGGATGAATACCCTGATCATTTCGCTCAAAGACGTGAACTTTTTGTCCTTTGCTTGGTGGTGGTCTGCTTTCTGGGCTCTTTGAGTACTCTTACCAAT GGTGGTGCCTACGTGGTGAAGCTGCTGGAGGAGTTTGGGGTCGGATGTTCCATCATTGCAGTGGGATTCCTTGAGGCCATTGCGGTTTCCTGGTTCTACG GTATCAACAGATTCAGCAATGATGTTCAAGCCATGCTGGGAAAAGCACCAGGACTGTTCTGGAAAGTGTGTTGGGTGGCCATCAGTCCAGCCTTTCTGGCG TACATCATGGTGAGTTCGTTACTGAAAGCCCCGCTACTGACATTGTTTGAGTATAAATATCCCGACTGGAGCATCACAGTTGGATACATCATTGGCTTTTCATCCTTAATGTGGATCCCCATTTACATGGTATACAAGATGGTGTGGACACCAGGATCTCttaaacag AGGTTGGCAGTGTGTCTGAGACCGGAGAGGACCTTACCAGACATTCACAGCGACAGCCTAAACATGGCCATCGACCCGTAG